The Primulina tabacum isolate GXHZ01 chromosome 7, ASM2559414v2, whole genome shotgun sequence genome includes a window with the following:
- the LOC142550643 gene encoding uncharacterized protein LOC142550643, producing MNYLFNLVEYTPELRLKLAVYQLKDRAQLWWEATEEAIRESSQIISWEVFRTHFIQEYSPPSYYSAKEAEFNQLVQGNISVGEYASQFYALLAYVPHVSNSDRSKLSRFMQGLNRTIYTLVMTGAPTTYAEAVEKAKNIEASLLWGGSQQVPSFTSQGSGSSIQMPVGIPPYQLPQSNQSLKNQKFRAKGNSRGGRPSGYFRDSCGRCGGRHPTTQCTGVQGDCHTCGLPGHYAKVCPNAGRQQYQPSQFSQFPRAPVPRPSTPQPSYQQPRGSAQQYFPGPQQARVHALTQDQAHETPGGVIADTGASHSFLSAAFIDEHEMATTLLLDTMSVSTSAGVYLMSHEIVLNCVIRFDDNLMITNLIKLSMSDFDYILGMDTLSNYRATVDCFHGVVRFRPYFGDKWNFYGNDSQSRIPLVSAMEMFRLLSAGNEGFMIYAVDVTQEEMLKVSDIPVVKDFPDVFPDEIPGFPPQREIDFSIELMSGTNPISRAPYRLTLAELKELKEQLRDLLEKGYIRPKCESSFQTLKEKLTTAPVLALPSGSGGFVVCTDASLKDWDVF from the exons atgaattatttatttaatttggtgGAGTACACTCCAGAACTGAGACTCAAGTTAGCTGTTTACCAACTCAAAGATCGAGCACAACTGTGGTGGGAAGCCACAGAGGAAGCAATCCGAGAATCTAGTCAGATAATTTCATGGGAGGTATTCCGTACTCATTTTATTCAAGAATACTCGCCTCCATCTTATTATTCTGCTAAGGAAGCCGAGTTCAATCAGTTAGTTCAGGGAAATATATCAGTGGGAGAGTACGCCTCTCAATTTTATGCTCTACTAGCTTATGTACCTCATGTATCAAATAGTGATCGATCCAAGCTTTCGCGTTTCATGCAAGGACTGAATCGGACGATATATACGTTGGTTATGACTGGAGCACCAACTACTTATGCAGAAGCGGTAGAGAAAGCAAAGAATATTGAGGCTAGTTTGCTTTGGGGAGGATCACAACAGGTTCCATCTTTTACTTCCCAAGGGTCCGGGAGTAGCATTCAGATGCCCGTGGGCATACCTCCTTATCAGCTTCCACAGTCAAACCAGTCACTGAAGAATCAGAAATTCAGAGCTAAAGGAAA TTCTCGTGGAGGAAGACCTAGCGGTTATTTTCGAGATTCTTGTGGGAGATGTGGAGGTAGGCATCCTACTACCCAATGCACAGGAGTTCAAGGAGACTGCCATACATGTGGATTACCGGGACATTATGCGAAAGTTTGTCCTAATGCGGGAAGACAGCAGTATCAGCCCTCACAGTTTAGCCAGTTTCCACGAGCCCCAGTGCCTAGACCATCTACTCCACAGCCTAGCTACCAACAGCCGAGAGGATCTGCTCAGCAGTACTTTCCAGGACCTCAGCAGGCTAGGGTACATGCTTTGACACAGGACCAGGCTCATGAGACGCCCGGAGGGGTCATTGCAG ACAcgggagcatctcattcatttctGTCTGCTGCATTTATCGATGAGCATGAGATGGCTACTACCTTGTTGTTGGATACGATGTCTGTGTCTACCTCTGCTGGTGTGTATTTGATGTCTCATGAGATAGTTCTGAACTGTGTGATTAGATTTGATGATAACCttatgataactaatctaatcaaATTATCTATGTCTGACTTCGACtatattttgggaatggatacTTTGTCGAATTATCGAGccaccgttgattgtttccatggagttgtcagatttagaCCTTATTTTGGCGATAAGTGGAACTTTTATGGTAATGATTCTCAGTCACGAATTCCATTAGTGTCAGCAATGGAAATGTTTAGACTACTATCGGCAGGGAATGaaggattcatgatttatgcagTTGATGTCACCCAGGAAGAAATGTTGAAAGTTTCAGATATTCCTGTGGTAAAGGATTTTCctgatgtatttcctgatgaaaTTCCTGGCTTTCCGCCTCAAAGGGAaatagatttcagtattgagttaATGTCAGGGACGAATCCAATTTCTAGAGCACCGTATCGTTTGACTCTAGcggagttgaaagaactcaaggaACAATTACGAGACTTATTGGAGAAAGGTTATATTAGACCAA AATGTGAATCAAGTTTTCAGACGTTGAAGGAAAAGTTGACAACAGCTCCAGTGTTAGCTTTACCTTCAGGCTCAGGTGGATTTGTTGTTTGTACAGATGCTTCTTTGAAGGACTGGGATGTGTTTTAA